In Hippea jasoniae, the genomic window CTCTGATTGAGCCGCGGTAATATTCCCTGAAAAAGCAGCTTCTGTGGTTTGTGTGGCATGCAGCGCCTTTTTGTTCAACAACATACATCAGGGTATCCTCATCGCAATCAAACAGAATTCGCTTTATCTTCTGCGTATGACCGCTTGTTTCGCCCTTTTTCCAGAGTTTTTGGCGGGATCTGGAAAAATAATGCGCAAAACCGGTTTCTATCGTTTTTTTTACCGCTTCTTTATTTGCCCAAGCAAGCATCAAAACCTCATTGTTGTAAAAATCCACTACAATGACCGGTATCAAGCCGCGATTGTCAAACTTTAACATATTCAAAAAATTTTCCATTCTACAACCTCGCTTTTATACCAATATAAACATCTTTGAGTTGTATGTAAAGTAATTAACCTGCGCCAAATGAGCAGGCATGCAGGTATGAATATCCGCCGTTTTTCTCTTTATATAGGCATTTTCTAATGGGTGCCTGCTTCGGGTTTGAAACAAGCAGGGTTTCTATGGCTTGGTTTATGCTGTTTAAATCCAGATTGCGGTTAAAATTTTTTTGAATATGCTCCTGAATGTCTACCGCACTGAATGGTATTCTACCACGCTCATCAAGCTCTCTTGCAGTCTTTTCAACAATCATCAAAATATCCATAAACCACCTCCTTTTTTTAGAAGGATATTTAAAAAGGTTTTTCTGTCAATACATTAGCAAAAATTGTGAGCAACTTTTTAAACGATATAAAAAGATAGATAGAGCAAAAGAAATAATGATGGGGACAATGACACACAAGGTATGCTTTATTGACATTACCTAAACTTTACTTTAGAATGCGCAATAGGTCCAAAATACAACTTGACACCACGTATGGAATTTATAAACAGAAAAAATGTTACGCTCTAAAGAAGAGGTTTTCGTATATAGGTGATGAGTAAAATGTTATGGAGTAAAGGTGAAGAATATAAGTTCTTTAAAAAAATACTTGAAATTGCCACTCCTGAACAGTTGTTATATTTGACAGAGGATGGGCGATATTTAGCATATTGGCCTAAAAAATACAAAGGAAAGAAAACTACTTTACAAAGTAGAAATGCCTTTATTGGAAGTTATACCGAAAAATGGGTTAAAGATTTATTAACTCCACTTGCAAAAGAATTGGATGCCCATGCTATCCATAATGTTGTTTGTGAGAAAATAGGGATTGGTGAGCGTTCTGCAGCAGATGTGGCAATAGTAAAGACTCCTCAACGCATACAGAAACCCGAAAATATTCTTCTCTTAGTAGAAGTGAAAATGTCCATTGTGTGGAATTGGGAATATATCCCAACTAATGGAGAGATAAAATGTATAGGTGATTATACAACGCATCAGGGAAATCCAGGATTATTGCGTTCTGATACAATGTTAAAAGCTATTGGAAAAAGCATAAATATAAGGGTTTCTGGGTATGAGTCTTCTAAAATTCCTATTGTGATTATAGGGAACACACCAATCACTAAGACATATTACAACAAGGTAGATTTTCTAAAAAAAGCGGGAATTATTCAGAGGTTTTATTCAGTAAATCCAAATCCTCTGGATAAACCAAACCTAAATGACATTAAAAGCACTCCCGAAAAAGGATTTTTAAGAATAGACAAAATTAGTGAATTATATGATGACCTTCGCCGCATAATCAAGGAGGATAAAGAATTCTTTTCTTCCATGCTTCCAAAGAAAGAGCTTGGTAGAATTATAGAAATAGCAAACAAAGAACCAACATACGAGAAAAAAGCAGAGAAATTTTTAAGACTGCTTCGGGGGATTGAAAATGAATAAAAAAAGAAAAAGTACAAAAACAAGTAAGTTCGGAGTGCCTGGCAGGATAAATCATGATTCCAGTGAATTTTATGCAAGTAGGTTATACGATGATTTTCCTACTGAGAGAAATGTCAAGTATGTAGAGAACTCTATTCCAAATGATTGTCTAAACAAAATTTTCTGCAAAAGTAGCGAAAATATGGAGGAGCTACCCGATAATAGCGTCCATCTGATGGTTACTTCGCCCCCATATAACGTAGGAAAAGAATACGACCAAAATCTCTCTTTTAGGGAATATAGAGAGTTTTTAAAAAGAGTCTGGGAAGAAGTTTATAGGGTCTTGGTCCCTGGCGGTAGGGTTTGTATAAATGTTGCTAATCTGGGAAGGAAACCATATATACCGCTTCACGCTTTTATAATTAAAGATATGTTAGATATTGGGTTTCTTATGAGGGGGGAAATTATCTGGGATAAAGGGTCAAGCGCTAGTCCATCTACTGCATGGGGTAGCTGGTTATCTGCTAAAAACCCTACTTTGAGAGACATTCATGAATACATCCTTGTTTTTTCAAAAGACACCTTTAAAAGAGAGAATCCCCAAAAAAGAGAAAGTACAATATCAAAGGAAGAATTTTTAGGGTTTACAAAAAGTGTATGGACCTTTCGGGCTGCTTCAGCCAGAAAAATAGGGCATCCTGCACCATTCCCCGAAGAATTACCATACAGATGCATTCAATTATATACCTTTAAAGGAGAGGTTGTTTTAGATCCATTTATGGGAAGTGGACAAACTGCAATAGCTGCTATAAAAACAGAAAGATATTATGTTGGCTACGAAATAAACGAGGAATATGTAAAATTATCTGAAAAACAAATCAAAAATTTTCTACACAAACTCAAAACACCCACACTCTTTGATTATCTTGAAGAGTGAAAGATGTGTAAGGAAAGTATTCCACCTCCCACTTGTAAATTTAGAATTAGAATGTTATTGCCTGTAAAACTCTTTTAAATTCTCTTTCAATAAATAAAAAACAAAGAATAATTTATAAAAGGAATAAAGTAAAATTCTGACATCAAAAATTTATCTCTTGACAAATTTGAAATACTGATTATAATATTTTGCAAATGAGAAAAATTTTCTTTAGGGGAGGTTGCTGGTGAAGTTGACAGTTTGGAATTAAAGAAGTATAAAATTAATTGAAAAATTTTAAAAAAGAGGAGTAAAGATGGACTCAAAAGTATTGCATAAGCTGTCATATGGAGTGTATATTGTAAGCAGTGTAAATAAAGAGAGAAAACCAAATGGTCAGATAGCCAATACGGTTTTTCAGATAACATCAAATCCTGCCACGATTGCTATTAGCATTAACAAAAGTAACCTTACACATGAATTTATCAAGGAGAGTGGAGTTTTTAGTGTCTCTATTCTTGCAAAAAATGCTGATCTGAGTCTTATAGGTAGATTTGGTTTTAAGTCTGGTAGAGAGATTGATAAGTTTGAGGATATCGATTATGAGATTAAAGGTGGTGTGCCTGTTGTCAAACAATCTATCGCTGGTTATCTAATAGGAAAAGTAAAAGATAGTGTGGATGTGGGCAGTCACACATTGTTTATAGCCGATGTTATAGATGCAGAAATATTAAGTGATGCAGAGGTTATGACATATGCTTATTATCACGAAATAAAGGGTGGAAAATCACCCAAAACAGCTCCTACTTATATTGAAGAAAAAGAAAATAAAAATAATTTAAAAAAAGGAGAGGTAAAGATGAAGAAGTACAGATGCACGGTTTGCGGTTATATCTACGACCCAGAAAAAGGCGACTCAGAAAACGACATAGAGCCAGGCACAGCCTTTGAGGATCTGCCCGATGACTGGACATGCCCGATTTGTGGTGTTGAAAAAGACCAGTTTGAGGAGGTAGTAGATGATTAAAAAATTAACTGAGGGCGTTTACAATGTGGGTGCCATAGATTGGGATAGGGCATTGTTTGATGAAATTGTTCAAACACCGCAGGGCACAAGCTATAACGCCTATCTTGTAGTTGGCAGTGAAAAAACAGCGTTGATTGATACGGTTGAACCGTTTAAATGGGAAGAGCTTGAAAGCAACTTAAAACAACTCAATGTTAAAAAGATCGATTATCTTATATCCAATCATGCAGAGCAGGATCATTCAGGTTGTATACCAAAGATACTTGAGATGTTTCCTGAGGTAAAGCTTATAACAAACAAGAAATGCATGCAGTTTGAGATGGATCTACTTCATATACCTGAGGATAGGTTCACGATTATAGACGAAGGGGATACGATTTCTCTGGGTGATAAAACGATTGAGTTTATTATGACACCGTGGGTTCACTGGCCAGAGACAATGAGCAGTTATCTAATTGAAGATAAGATTCTTTTTAGCTGCGATTTCTTTGGCTCTCATGTTGCCACATCCTACACATTTGCAAAATATTACGATAAGGTTTACCACGAAGCCAAACGATACTATGCCGAGATTATGATGCCATTTAGAAACTTTATTGAAAAGAATATTAAAAAGGTAGAGCAGAAAGATATAAAGATCATTGCTCCAAGTCATGGACCTGCTTTTGACAATCCTGAATATATCATTAATGCTTACAAAGAGTGGATAGATCCAACACCTGCTAATATGGCGTTGATTCTTTTTGTCTCTATGCATGAAAGCACGCGTAAAATGGTTGAATACTTGGCAGATGCCCTTGAGAGCAAAGGTGTTGATGTTAAGATGAGAAACCTTACCACAGCTGATATTGGTGAGGTTGCGATGGACCTTGTTGATGTTGCAACAATAGTGCTTGCATCACCTATTGTGCTTGCTGGTGCTCATCCAAACGCCGTTTATGGCGCATACCTTGCCAATGCTTTAAGACCTAAAGCACGATTTGGCGCAATTATCGGCTCATACGGATGGGGTGGCAAAGCCGCCGATGTTTTAAAGGCAAATCTTTCAAACTTAAAGCTTGAATTGTATGAACCTGTTTATATCAAGGGTCTGCCTAAAGCTGATGATTATAGTAAGCTTGATGAGCTTGCAGAATGGATAGAAACAAAACATAAAGAAATCGGAGTTTTGTGATGGCAGAGTTGAAAAAGGCTATAGAGTTTTGTCTGCCTGATAGCCAGGAAAAAGAGCATTGCCTGAAGGATTTTGAGGGCAAATGGATTGTGCTTTACTTCTACCCCAAAGACAACACATCGGGTTGTACAAGAGAGGCTAAAGAGTTTTCTGAAAAGAAAGATGAGTTTGAAAAATTAGGAGCGGTAATCATAGGAATTAGCAAAGATTCACCTTCTTCGCATAGGAAATTTATAGAAAAACATAATTTGAATATTCTGCTTTTGAGTGATGAAGATCATAAAGTGCATGAAGCATACGGTGCCTGGGGTAAAAAGAAAAACTATGGAAAAGAGTATTTTGGCACAATAAGGAGCACCTTTATTATCGATCCACAGCTCAACATTGTTAAAAGCTACAAAAATGTAAAGGTTAAAGGCCATGTTGATGATGTTTTAGAGACACTTAAAGCTTTAATAAACGGCGAGCCTGAAGAAGCCAAAGAAGTTAAAAGTGAAGATGTGATTAAAGTATTCAAAGAGACACAAAAGCCCCTAAGAAGCGGGGATGTTGTAAAAGCCTTGAATGCAGATAAAAAACAGGTTGAGAAAATCATAAAACAGCTAAAAAAAGAGGGTATAATAGAAAGCCCAAAAAGATGCTACTATCAATTGAAGGAGGATTAAAAATGTTAAAGAAAGAGATGGTTGATGCATTGAACAAGCAGATCAACGAGGAGCTTTATTCTGCTTATCTTTATCTGTCTATGGCTGCATGGTTTGATTCCATAGGTTTAAACGGTTTTTCAAACTGGATGATGGTTCAGTATAAAGAGGAGACAGACCATGCGATGAAGTTTTTTAACTACCTATCACAGCAGGGTGAGCCTGTAAAACTTATGGCAATTAAAGAGCCGCCGAATAGCTGGGAGTCGCCACTGCATGCATTTGAAGAAACATTGAAACATGAGCAGCATATTACAGCCTGCATCAATGAGCTTGTTGACCTTGCCGAAAAACTCAAAGATAGGGCAACCTACAACATGTTGCAGTGGTTTATAGATGAGCAGGTAGAAGAAGAGGCAAACGATAGAGAGATTATAGATATATTAAAGCTTATTGATGGGAGCAAAAACGGACTGTTTATGCTTGATAGGGAATTAGCTCAAAGGCAATATACGCCTGAAATATAAAAAAGAGGAGGTGGATTATGACAAAGAGGTTTGAGGTTTACAAATGTGATATCTGTGGAAACATTATTGAGGTGCTGCATGAGGGTGCAGATGCGCTTGTTTGCTGCGGACAGCCTATGAAGAAGCTTGATGAGCAAACAGCAGACACATCTACAGAGAAGCATGTGCCTTTCATAAAGAGGGAAGGTGATAAGTATATTGTAAAGGTTGGCGAAAACACAGCCCATCCAATGGAGGAGAAACACTACATTGAATGGATTGAACTTGTAGTAGACGGTGTTGTGTATAAGAAATTCTTAAATCCTGGAGATGCACCTGAGGCTGTTTTTGAAGTGCCCGAGGGCAAAGAGGTATGGGCACGAGAGTATTGTAATATCCACGGTTTGTGGGCAAAAAGGTAATAAAAAAAGGGGGCTTGATGCCCCCTTAAATTTTTAAATGATTAACAGCTAAGCTTTTAGATCAATCAGGCTACCAATCATTTCGTTTTGAGCTCTTACAACCTTCACATTTGCTTTTTCTTGATTGACATTATTCATCTGGTTAACCATCTGCTGGGCAAGGTTGACATTGTTTTTGTTGTGTGTTGGAGTAGCTTTTGATTTGTTGAATGTAGCTTTCACTCCCCCGTTTTTCTGTTCTTCGTTTACGACATTGATCTGTTTATAGTTTTTTGTGTTTATGTTGGCGATGTTGTTTGCAACTACATCCTGCCTTACAAAAGCGTTTCTGATTCCGCTTAGCGATGTATTTATATTCATATTTCACCTCCGCGCCTTTTTTATAAGCTTAGGCGCTTTTTTGAAAAAATCAAGTTATTTTAACTGATCGATTATAATCTGAGCAGCTTTTTTACCTGAATTTAACATACCACCAAAAACAGGCCCCATTCTGTGGGAGCCACTTACTGCAACAGCTGCCATACCAGCCACAATAAGCCCTGGATAGACCTCTTTTGTATGGTCAATGGTTGACTGTTCGCCTACTTCTGCCCACATCGGTTTTTCTCCGACCACTTCACCTGAATCTGTGTTGAGCTTTATTTTGCCTTTCCTTGTAAGCACACTTGCCACCTCTGCATCATGACCTGTTGCATCCACTACAAATTTGGATGTTACAACAAGTGGGTCAACCGGTAAATGAGCCATATTTACTGTTGTCCAGCCAATAACAAGGCCGTTTACCCTGTATTGTCCGTCGATTTTTTTGAACACAACATCCTCAACCTCTATGGCGTTGAATATTTTAGCACCTGCTTTTGTAGCCTTAGAAATAAGGGTTGTAACAGCTTCTATGGAGTCTGCTGTATAGTATCCATCTGTGTATTTTTCGTAGTTTATTTCGAATTCATCAAGGATAGATTTTCCTATCTCCTGAACAACAATCTCATTAAAAAGCATTGCGCCGCCCCACATGCCGCCACCGATTGTTAAACGCTTATCAAACAATGCCACCTTTACATCGGCCTTGGCCAAGTAGTATGCGCAGACTATTCCTGCAGGGCCACCACCAACGATTGCTACATCGCACTCAAGGTAATCTAAGAGTTTTTTTGAATATCGCTCAAGGATTGCTCGAGAGATTATCCTTTCATCCAACATAAAAACACCTCCTAATTTTTTCCAATATAGTATATGTGGTCAGGTAAAGAAAAAGAGTT contains:
- a CDS encoding DNA-methyltransferase, whose product is MNKKRKSTKTSKFGVPGRINHDSSEFYASRLYDDFPTERNVKYVENSIPNDCLNKIFCKSSENMEELPDNSVHLMVTSPPYNVGKEYDQNLSFREYREFLKRVWEEVYRVLVPGGRVCINVANLGRKPYIPLHAFIIKDMLDIGFLMRGEIIWDKGSSASPSTAWGSWLSAKNPTLRDIHEYILVFSKDTFKRENPQKRESTISKEEFLGFTKSVWTFRAASARKIGHPAPFPEELPYRCIQLYTFKGEVVLDPFMGSGQTAIAAIKTERYYVGYEINEEYVKLSEKQIKNFLHKLKTPTLFDYLEE
- the rd gene encoding rubredoxin → MDSKVLHKLSYGVYIVSSVNKERKPNGQIANTVFQITSNPATIAISINKSNLTHEFIKESGVFSVSILAKNADLSLIGRFGFKSGREIDKFEDIDYEIKGGVPVVKQSIAGYLIGKVKDSVDVGSHTLFIADVIDAEILSDAEVMTYAYYHEIKGGKSPKTAPTYIEEKENKNNLKKGEVKMKKYRCTVCGYIYDPEKGDSENDIEPGTAFEDLPDDWTCPICGVEKDQFEEVVDD
- a CDS encoding FprA family A-type flavoprotein gives rise to the protein MIKKLTEGVYNVGAIDWDRALFDEIVQTPQGTSYNAYLVVGSEKTALIDTVEPFKWEELESNLKQLNVKKIDYLISNHAEQDHSGCIPKILEMFPEVKLITNKKCMQFEMDLLHIPEDRFTIIDEGDTISLGDKTIEFIMTPWVHWPETMSSYLIEDKILFSCDFFGSHVATSYTFAKYYDKVYHEAKRYYAEIMMPFRNFIEKNIKKVEQKDIKIIAPSHGPAFDNPEYIINAYKEWIDPTPANMALILFVSMHESTRKMVEYLADALESKGVDVKMRNLTTADIGEVAMDLVDVATIVLASPIVLAGAHPNAVYGAYLANALRPKARFGAIIGSYGWGGKAADVLKANLSNLKLELYEPVYIKGLPKADDYSKLDELAEWIETKHKEIGVL
- a CDS encoding ferritin encodes the protein MLKKEMVDALNKQINEELYSAYLYLSMAAWFDSIGLNGFSNWMMVQYKEETDHAMKFFNYLSQQGEPVKLMAIKEPPNSWESPLHAFEETLKHEQHITACINELVDLAEKLKDRATYNMLQWFIDEQVEEEANDREIIDILKLIDGSKNGLFMLDRELAQRQYTPEI
- a CDS encoding desulfoferrodoxin → MTKRFEVYKCDICGNIIEVLHEGADALVCCGQPMKKLDEQTADTSTEKHVPFIKREGDKYIVKVGENTAHPMEEKHYIEWIELVVDGVVYKKFLNPGDAPEAVFEVPEGKEVWAREYCNIHGLWAKR
- a CDS encoding flagellar basal body protein translates to MNINTSLSGIRNAFVRQDVVANNIANINTKNYKQINVVNEEQKNGGVKATFNKSKATPTHNKNNVNLAQQMVNQMNNVNQEKANVKVVRAQNEMIGSLIDLKA
- a CDS encoding sulfide-dependent adenosine diphosphate thiazole synthase: MLDERIISRAILERYSKKLLDYLECDVAIVGGGPAGIVCAYYLAKADVKVALFDKRLTIGGGMWGGAMLFNEIVVQEIGKSILDEFEINYEKYTDGYYTADSIEAVTTLISKATKAGAKIFNAIEVEDVVFKKIDGQYRVNGLVIGWTTVNMAHLPVDPLVVTSKFVVDATGHDAEVASVLTRKGKIKLNTDSGEVVGEKPMWAEVGEQSTIDHTKEVYPGLIVAGMAAVAVSGSHRMGPVFGGMLNSGKKAAQIIIDQLK